A single Oryctolagus cuniculus chromosome 18, mOryCun1.1, whole genome shotgun sequence DNA region contains:
- the ORYCUNV1R1616 gene encoding vomeronasal 1 receptor oryCunV1R1616 isoform X1 produces the protein MFPGDKILSFFLIAQISIGVMANSFLFMNYIYAFLIQPQLKKPIDSIFMHLTMANIITIVFQSIPEIMSSFGVKRFLDNAGCQTVFYIYRVARGLSICTTSLLSAFQAITISPSHSKWARLKSKLSTWIFPSFLIFWIINLLIYIHIIETVRAKWNFTFIGHGFVHAYCQTRQSGDRHSGSFISVILTRDVLFLAPMIVSSLYMVGLLYRHHRRARHIHSCVLSRQMSPENRATHIILLLAFCFVFFYCCNNFMDIYAYYRPEKDSRLVGITGILSSCYPTFCPFLLMKNTKNIPKLTSCL, from the coding sequence ATGTTTCCAGGTGACAAAATTTTGAGCTTCTTTCTCATAGCTCAGATTTCTATTGGTGTCATGGCCAATTCATTTCTCTTTATGAACTATATTTATGCCTTCCTAATCCAGCCTCAGCTGAAGAAGCCCATAGATTCCATTTTCATGCACCTGACAATGGCCAATATTATAACCATCGTGTTCCAGTCAATACCAGAGATCATGTCATCCTTTGGAGTCAAACGTTTCTTAGATAATGCTGGCTGTCAAACTGTTTTTTACATCTACAGAGTTGCCCGGGGTCTTTCCATCTGTACCACGTCTCTCCTGAGTGCTTTTCAAGCCATCACTATCAGTCCCAGTCATTCTAAATGGGCAAGGCTGAAATCTAAGTTGTCTACCTGGATTTTCCCCTCTTTCCTAATCTTCTGGATCATCAATCTGCTGATCTACATCCACATCATTGAAACTGTAAGAGCCAAATGGAATTTCACTTTCATTGGTCATGGGTTTGTTCATGCGTATTGTCAAACTAGGCAATCTGGAGATCGCCATTCAGGGTCATTTATAAGTGTCATCTTGACCCGTGATGTCCTGTTCCTGGCACCGATGATCGTGTCCAGCCTCTACATGGTGGGGCTCCTCTACAGACACCACAGGAGAGCCCGGCACATCCACAGCTGTGTCCTTTCCAGGCAGATGTCTCCAGAAAACAGAGCCACCCACATTATCCTTTTGCTggcattttgttttgtgttcttttaCTGTTGCAACAACTTTATGGACATTTATGCATATTACAGACCTGAGAAAGACTCAAGATTGGTGGGCATTACTGGAATTTTATCATCATGCTACCCAACATTCTGCCCATTTTTGCTGatgaaaaataccaaaaatattccCAAATTGACTTCTTGCCTTTAA